AGGCTTGTCTAGGCTGAGTTTTTCATAATGTCTGGGAATGGCGGTTTCTAGCATAAAGGCGTAAGGGTCCGCGATAAGGGCCCCATATTCCTCAGCGGTCATTCCAGAAACCTCGGGATGCTGCATCTGTCCGTTGGCGCCCATCTGAAAATTATTAGAGGCCATAAAGTGATAGTAAGCGGGCACCCGGGCATTGTGCCCTACACCGATAATGGGGCAGGTATCGCTGTTTAAGGACATGCAGATATTATCGGCCGCGTCCCGGAGCAATCCAAAGTTATATTGATATTCGAAAGCGCTGATTTTGCCCACAGCGCCCATAATGGTGTGAGGGACCTGAATCTGAATAGGCATTCGTTTAGGCAGTCGATTGTTATAAAAATCATTGAAAAGCTGTTTGCGTTCTTCTTGAAGTGTTTTTACATTTTCCATTTCGAGGCTCCTTTTAAAAAATAATGTTACCCAGCGGTATTCCGATAAGTGAGAAAATTAATCCCATCATCAACATGACAATTAAAGCCATTTTTATGATGCTTTTACTATCCAGCCAATCCCGGTTTCCGTAAAGTAAAGCGGCCGACGGCGATGCAGAGGGCAGCATGAAGCCCAGGCAGGAGGCGTAGGAGATAAGAATAAAGCCAACGGTGCTGTTGACGCCTAGGCCGTCGCCGAAGCTGAACAAAATGGTCAGCATCATGATGCCGACAACGGAATTGTTGATAAAGTTCGTTAGTATAATGGAGGTGACAGTAATCAATACCAGGAATATATAAGGACTCGTGTTAGAAAGGACAGGAGCCAACAGTTGATTGATAAATTGTGTGACGCCGGTTTCTTTAGAGGTCATGGCTGTTGAGATGGTAACTGCCGTGGCAACCATAAACAACATTCCCCAGAGGACACCGCGGTCAGAGATTGTCTTAATATTGAATACAGGTTTACCATTTTTCCGAATGAGCAGGGCGGCGCCGACAACCAGAGCAGTCATTCCGGTATTGCCGATGGATTGTAAAAAGGTTTTAAAACCGCATTGTGGTAACAGGCCTGGTAGCATTAAGAGAATGACCAAGGAAATAATCAACACAATGGCGATTTTGTGCTCAAAATTCAGATGGTCCTTTTTAGGCTCGCTTTGATAATTGAGAATCGGGTCCATTTTTGGGCGGACAATAAATTTTCCCACCATTGTGTAGGCGGCGATCAGACACATACCCATGATGCTTGAAAAACATAAATAGTGTGGATAGGAAAGACTGAAACCTGGATCTAAAGCTTTGTAAACAGCAAGTTGCCCCGTTACAGGAACCTGAAACGGGAGAAAAAGCCCGCCCTGAGCACAGATGAGGGCCATCCCAAAGATGATATAGGTTGGCCATTTGTCATGTTTTGAGAAACCAACGGTTTCGCATATACCATAGATAATGCTCCAGAAAATAAGAATGATTGGAATGCTGCCGATGATTGAGGACAACAGGAAAGCCGCAACTAAAATACCAACCGTTAAAAACCAGGGTCTTCCCTTAAAAATTTTCCAGAGCGTCACCCGTTCCGCAATTTCCTTGCCAATACCTGTGCAGGCAATTATTCCGCCGAAAAATAAAAGAAACAGAATAAATAAAATTGTATCGTTCCCGGCAGCCTTGATAAAAGCCTCGCTGACTTTACAGTACCCACTCAGTCCAAGAAGGACTAGCGCGAGAATACTCGGCCAAATATTATCAACGGTGCAGTATGCGTAAATCAGCCCAATCATAATTCCCACGATCTCCATGCCCAGAGGCGTAATGGGATCGACGGCAGGAATAAACTTGAAGCAAATCATGATTACAATTGCAACAATACTGTGAATATAATAGGATATTGAGTTGTTTTTTAGATTTTCAGCCATTGTATTACCCCTTGTTTTTTAAATTTTCGGAAAAATAAATCGATTTATGTTTTCTAAGTTCATTATACGGGCTTTTGCAGATGAAGTCATTATTCATAAAATCAAAAAAGTTTAATTGATTTTTGTATGATTCGTACAGTGATAAAAAACCGGCTTCGAAACATTAAAAAAGCTGAAACCACAAATGAATGCGATTTCAGCCTGCGCTTTTGTTCTGAAATTTGCCTGTTAAACAATAAAATTTTTATAATTGTAATATATTTACTTTTTTTAAGACCTTTTTCATTTACGCTTTGTATGTTTGAAATAATTAAAAATTTTCCAGATAATTAAGGATTTCGTAGGAAAAAGCCATGCGCGTAGTATAGCTGTGGTCAAAGGCCTCGATCCCCAGAAGCTTGCTGATACGCTCCAGGCGGTAGACCAAGGTATTTCGGTGAACACATAGGGTTTTCGCAGAATCGACTAAGGAATGGTTGGTGTGCCAGTAAATGTAGAGCGTGTGTAAAAGCTGGCTTTGATGTTTTTGGTCATATTGTTTCAATTTGATGGCGTCTGGATGGCAGAGGCTTTCGATTTCCCCATGCTCTGCCAGCAGTCTGAGAATATGGGAGTTGTAGTAGTCACTGTAAAGAAAAAGATGTTTGGTTTTTGTTCTTTCAAAATAGGCAGTGATAATGAACTCCATGTTTTGGTAATGGCGACTTAATTCCTCAAAGTAATAAAATCTATCAGAGACCACAGCCTGACAGTGGTGCAGCTCCAAGAATTGGCCGAGGCGGTCCAGGAAAAGTTTTACCTGAAAATTCTTAGCGCCAGTGAAGGTCAGCAGGATGAGCTCGTCTTCCACCTTATAAACAGTGCCTTTAATCTTGTTGAAGGCGGGAATTACAGCGATGCTGTCTGTAAAGGTGGTTTTCAGAGATCGAAGTACCTGGTTTTTCATTCTCTCGTCTGTGGGTGATGTTGTCTTGATCCGGCTGAGAAGAAAGCCCTCTCCATTTTTCCAACGATTTTTGCTCAGAGCGTTATCTAAAAAATCCGCGTCGATATTTCGGTTGTTCAGCGAGCGGAAAATCAGCCGCTCCAGCAAATCAACCTTGCTGAAATTCAGCATAAAATCACGCTTGAACAGGGCGCGGATAATTTGGGAAAAACAGATAAGTATCTGCTGGTGGAACAATTGAAAGGGCTGTTGGTTTTCAATGACGACCATAATAAAAAAAGGCTCGCTTTGCCGCGCGTTTTCGTACACATAAAGCGCAAAGCCCGGACAGCGGCTGCTGTCTCCCGGGATGGAGATGAAATCACAGCTGTTTTCCTTTTGATGGGTTTTAATGTTCTCCAAATAGGCACTGATGTTTCGATTAAGAACACCAGTGTCGATGATTTCACGCCAGCAGGCGTCGCAGTTGTTAAAAAAGAGAGGGCCGTAATTGTAAAGAGTGTGCTTGGCGTCCATGATGAACAAAGGATTCCCCATAACCCGCACGATAAGGTTGAGAAGCTCTTTTAAGGAACGGCTTCCGTAGTTGAGCCCCGCCGCCATGAGTGTATCGTAGAGGCGGTTATACTTTTCGAATATGTCCTGAATTTTTTCAAAGGCAGTCTCCTTATCCATACCCGAGATGAACAGATAATTGGGACAGGAAGGGCTGAACTCACTGTCCTTTTTAAACTCATTTTTGGTAAAAACCACCATCAGATTCCTGGGGAGAGCCTGCGTACAGCTCTGAATTTCTGCATAGCTTGCCAGATAGAGAATGGAATCCTTAAAAACAATTCCTTCTCTGTAATAGCGGATATTTACAAGGGAAATGTCCATGGTATCCGCGGTTTCGTAATGGTGGGGGTATATTTTTAAGGATTCTGCGAGTATTGGAATGCTGATTTTCATCGCTGTGGCTCCTGTCGGTTTTGTGATACCTTAATCATTTTCTCCCAGCACCAATATCCCGGCGCCCAGCAGGTTAGGGCCGACATGGGTGCCCAGGGTACAGTCGACTTCGCCCTCATACAGGTTTTCAAAATCCGGAAGCACTCTGGTGTAGTGGGCCTTGACGGCGTCCATCTCATCCGGACAGCCGCCGTTTGCGACCATGAGGATATAACGCGCCCCCTCCGGAGCGTGGGATTTCGCCAGGTCGATCATCTTCTGGATGGATTTCCGGCGCCCACGCACTTTGGCCACGCTCATCAGCTGGCCGCCATCGCTGAAGGTGATAATGGGCTTCACATTGAGTAAAGTGCCGGTCACCGCTGTAATCAGGCCGATGCGGCCGCCTTTTTGCAGGTACTCCAGGGTGTCAATGCTGAAAAAGACCTTGGTGTTGGCGATGAGGCGGGGCAGGATGGTCTTGATTTCCTCAAAGCTCCGGCCCTCTTCAATGAGCTCCGCAGTGTGTACGGCGATGGCGCCAGTGCCCAGGCTTCCGCTCAGGGTATCCACCGCGTGCACGCTCAGGCCCTCAAACTCTCCGCCGATCAGCCGCACGAGGTTAAAGGTACCGCTCAGACCGCTAGAAAAAATAATGGCGAAAACCTTGCGATAGCCTTTGTCGTAAATTTTCTGAAAAAGTGTGCGAACCTCCTCGGGAGCCGGGAGAGAGGTCTTTGGGATCTCCAATGGGAGTTTGTCATAAACCTGGGCAGCTGTGATGTCCACCCCGTCAGTGTAGGCTTTGTCGCTGAAAATGATTTTCAGCGGCAGAATGTGCAAGTCGTGCTTTTTAATCAGTGTCTCTGGGATATCCGCACAGGAATCCGTCAGCACGGCAATTTTTTCTCTATTCATCTGCATGCTCCTCTTTTTTACTATTCTGATTGGCCTCGTGCATGCGCGCAAGCAGGGCCTCGATGGTGTCCATTCCGGTTTGCAGGGCATCAAAATCCTCCGGCGGTGTATTTTCCATTACCTGAGCATAGCGGTCCTGGATTACCCGGTCAATTTCTTTCAGCGTTTTCTGTCCCTTCTCCGTCAGCGAGACAAGGACGACACGTTCGTCATTTTTATCCCTGAAGCGGTTCAGAAAGCCGGCCTGGGCCAGTTTTTTACACATGTTGGAAACATTTGCTTTATTGAGCTTCAGGGTATCGGCCAAGGCACCGATGGTGATGGTATTCGCGTGCTTGACCTCTGTCAGAACACGGCTTTGCAGGATTGTCAGCCCGTTATCGCTCAGTACATCGGCGAACAGAGCGTCAATTTCAGTGGTCACATGCCTCACATAGTCGATTAAAATATCTGCGAATTTCAATACCTGGTCAATATACATGGCAACGTCCGCCCTTTCTTTTGTTGTAGTCTAAAATATGTTTACAGTACATATATTATAGTGTAAAGTTAAATTTGTCAATGAAAAGATTCGCAGGCGTTTTCATAGTGATAAAAATAAGATTCTATGCAATTTTTTAAGAAATTATGCTATACTAAACAGGATAACCGATAAAATTGAAAAAAATGCTAAAAAGTAAAAAAGAGGTGATTTAATTGCTGAGTGCATACACACTTCCCATAAAATTCGCCTGTCTGGTGTTTCCGGTCTTGGCAGCGTTTTTTACCATTCCCTATGCCATTTACCAATACCGGAAATACGGGTCTCTGCTGGTGCTTAGGGTAGTGATCGTCTACTCGTTCATTTTATATATGACCTGCGCTTATTTTCTGACCATGCTGCCGCTGCCGCCCATCGCGGAGGTATCCCGCTACACCAGCCCCACCATGGACCTAGTGCCCTTCCATGCCTGGACAAATTTCTGGGAAAACACCAGCCTTGTCCTTTCAGACTCCAGCACCTATCTCAAGGCGATGAAAGAGCAGTGCTTTTACGAGCCCTTTTTTAATATCCTGCTGCTGGTGCCCTTGGGCGTTTACCTGCGATATTATTTTAGGAGAAGCTGGTGGCAGACCATCCTCATCGGTTTTCTGGTGAGCCTGTCCTTTGAGCTGATCCAGCTGAGCGCCCTGTTTGGGATCTATCCGAGGCCTTACCGCCTGTTCCAGGTGGATGACCTGATCAATAATACCCTTGGCGCCCTGGTGGGCTTCTGGATCACACCGGTATTCAGCTTTTTCCTGCCCTCGCGTGACCGGCTGGACGAGGTTTCCTACAAGCGGGGCCGCACCGTTACCTATATGCGGCGGGGCTTTGCCTTTCTCTTTGACTGGGCCATTCTCACTGGTGCTCTGCACCTTGCCGGGCGGGTGCTTGGAAGCCCGACCTTAAGCGATATGCTGGCAATGGACGGCAAACGCTCAGTGGTGCTTTACATCATCGTCATCGTGCTGTATTTTATTCTGATACCGTGGCTGACCCGGGGAAGAACCATCGGGAAGTTTATGGTCGGCATCCGGCTCATGTCCGAAAACAAACGCCCGCCCAAGCTTTTCCAATACATTGTACGCTATGGCCTGCAGTACCTCCTTGTCATACCAGCCCCCTTTATCGCCATGAAGGTCTACGAGTTCCTGCCCCTGTATACCGGGACAGCCCACACCGTCCTTATGGTGATCGCCCTGGCCTTTGGCTTGGTCTTTGCCGTTTTCATCGTCCAGCTGCTCATCTCAGTCTTTACCCGTGAGACTCAGATCTTTTACGAGTCTCTGAGCCACACGATCAATGTGAGCACCGTTCGAGGCCGGAGGCAGCGTTAATGACATCCATATTACTAAAAGCAGCCGCATTCGTTCTGGTGATTATTCTCGGCTATGGGCTGAAAAGGGCAGGGCTTTTCGGGGAAGGCGCAACGGATACCGTCACTAAAATTATGCTGAATATTACCCTGCCTGCCGCCATCGTGACAGGCTTCTGCGGTTTTGAAAAAAACGGCACACTCTTTGCCCTGGTGCTGTTTGGGTTTTTCTGCAATGTAGGGATGTATCTTGTGGGCTTTGTGATCAGTATACGCAAGGGCAGGGCAAAAAAGGCGCTGTATACCTTGAATATGCCGGGGTATAATATCGGCGCCTTTACGCTGCCCTTTATTCAGAATTTTATGGGCCCCTCCGGCGTAGTGGCAACCTGCATGTTTGATACCGGCAACGCCATTATGTGTACGGGTGGTTCCTATGCTGTGACGGCCTGCCTGGTGGGCAACTGCGACGGCAGCCCGGTAACGGTGAAGTCCTTTTTTAAGCGGTTACTATCCTCCACGCCCTTTGACACCTATGTGGTGATGCTCCTTCTGGCCGGCCTGGGCGTCAGGATACCAGAGGCGGTTAATACGCTGCTCAGCCCCGTTGCAGCGTCCAACGGCTTTATGGCCATGCTGGTCATTGGAATGATGTTTGAGTTCAAGGCAAAACCCGAATATTTGAAGTCCATAGCGCTGATTTTGGCGATCCGCTATACGGTGGCGGCGGTTCTGGCCTGGGCGGCCTATTTCTACCTACCACTGCCGCTGCTGATGCGGCAGGTGCTGGTCATTCTGCTCTTTTCGCCGATCACAGTACTATCGCCGGTATTCACAGAAAAATGCGGGGGCGACGCGGGCCTTTCCAGTTTTGCGGGCTCGGTGTCCATTCTGATCAGCATTGTGATTATGGTAACACTGATCGCAGCTATGCACATCGGCTAAGGACAGAAGCCTTGTTTTATGCTATAATTAAGATATAAAATTTTACAGAGGAGAATCGAGGATGCGAGAAAAGAGCGTTTCATTTTTATGCACACTGCTGGTTTTGATGGCCTGCTTTTGCGTATCAGTTTTTGCCGAGGAGACCATCACCGTGACCACGAGCCCGGCTGATACCATTACCGATACCTCCGCTATTTTGAGAGGGGTATATTATACCGATGGTGCAGACATTACCGAACGCGGCTTTGCCTATAAGCCAGCCGAAACTGGCGATGAAGACTATAAAAAAGTGGTAATGCATGGCGACAACAGTGTCACCAAGTTCGGCTATACGCTGGATACGCTGATTCCGGATACGGCTTACACCGCCATGGCCTATATCAAGACCGAATCGGGCGTGCACTATGGCCTCGAAATTGAGTTCCGCACTCTGGCGGCGCCTGCCAAGCCCAGCGAAGCGGCCGAGGAAACACCAGAAACAGGGATGGTGGAGGATGCCCTGACAGCCGCGCTGCCCATGCTGCTGATGCTGTCCATGGCGCTGTCCTCCATGGTGCTGTTTAAGAATAAAGCACGATGAAAATCGCAGTGATTGGTTACAGCGGATCAGGCAAGTCGACGCTTGCTAAACATCTGGGGGAGGAGACCGGGTATCCGGTGCTCCATCTGGATAAGGTCAACTTCCTTCCAGGCTGGCAGGAGCGGGACCGCGCAGAAGCGAGGGCGGTGGTCACAGCCTTTATGGCTCAGGACGACTGGATCATCGACGGCAACTACGGTGATCTCCACTGTGGACTTCGCATGGCTGCGGCGGATAAGATCATGATGCTCTGCATGCCGAGGCGGGTCTGCTTTCCGAGAGCCTGTCTGCGCTACCTCAAATGCAGGAACCAGGTCCGGGAGAGCATGGCGGAGGGCTGTGAGGAAAAAGTTGACTATGCCTTCGCCAAGTGGATTTTAAAAGACGGGCGCAGTAAACGCCACAGGGACTGGTACCGCAGTCTTCAGAAAGCCTACCCCGAAAAGGTTCTTTTCTGCCAGAACAGCCGGGATGTCAGGAAACTGCTTGAGAGTGAGAAAATATGGCAGTCTGAGTGTTGAGACAGCATCGCAGCAGCGGAGCTGTCTCTTGTTTTTTTGATGGCGGCACCCTTGTCCGGATACAGGCTGAACACTGTCCCATCCCACTTAAAAAAAGATAAAGGCAGCCTGGACTATAAATAATCCTCAAGGCTGCCTTTATTTGATTATGCCTCGCCCTTTAAATGCTCCAGAATCTGGTCGGCGTTTTCCGCGGGCTTTACTTTTTCATAAACCTTTTCGATCATACCAGCTTCGTCAATGATGTAGGTGGTGCGCACAATGCCCATATAGGTTTTGCCGTACATTTTCTTTTCCTTCCATACATCATAGGCCTGGATAACCTGGGTTTCCGGGTCGGAGAGCAGCAGAAAGGGCAGCTCATACTTCGAGGCAAAATTGGTGTGCGAGCGGGTGCTGTCCTTGCTGACGCCAATGACAACCGCGCCCAGAGCCTCAAATTCAGAATACGCGTCCCGGAAAGTGCAGGCCTGGGTGGTGCAGCCCTTTGTATTGTCCTTGGGATAAAAATAAAGAATAACCTTTTTTCCTTTAAAATCAGAAAGGCTGACCGGATGGTTGTCTTTATCAGGCAGTGAGAAATCCGGGGCCTTGGTACCTTGCTGTAACATCATTTGCTCCTTTTCTTACTTTTCTTACTTTTCTTAATGGAATACCCTTATTTTACACTTTGGAACGGTGCCATGCAACAAAACTTTAAAAAAATTAATAAGGTACCTTGACAAATCTGTGAAAAGGGTGTAAAATTCAATTATAAGGTACCTGAATAAAAGAAGCGGCGGCGGAACGCCCCCGCTTCACGAATCGAAAAGGAGATAAAAAATGAACGAACTCAATGAAAAATTAATGGAACAGTTCAGAAAATACCAGGTTTTAATGCACCAGGGAATGCGCCGCTTTGCGCCGAGGGGGCCAAAGGAAGACCCACACCACGGACAGGGAAAAGTGCTTGTGATGCTGGCTGAAAATGACGGCGTCAGCCAGAAGCTGCTGACTGAGCAGTCCGGCATACGCCCGGCGTCTCTGAGCGAGCTGATCATCAAGCTTGAACGGAACGGGCTGGTGGAACGCCAAAGAAATGAAGAGGACAAGCGAAACAGGAACGTTTATCTGACAGATGATGGAAGAGCGCTGGCAGAAACCATCAAAAGCCGAAAGGATGAATCCGCAGATTTTCTCTTTGATGCTTTATCGGAAGAAGAAAAGGAAACCCTCACGGTGCTTTTCGATAAGCTGATCACCTCACTGGAAGATAAAGTAGCGGATATGGATGAAGAAATGCCACCGTTTGCCCCGCCGCATCCTCATTTACCGCACGGAGGTCCCC
The DNA window shown above is from Eubacterium limosum and carries:
- a CDS encoding AEC family transporter; protein product: MTSILLKAAAFVLVIILGYGLKRAGLFGEGATDTVTKIMLNITLPAAIVTGFCGFEKNGTLFALVLFGFFCNVGMYLVGFVISIRKGRAKKALYTLNMPGYNIGAFTLPFIQNFMGPSGVVATCMFDTGNAIMCTGGSYAVTACLVGNCDGSPVTVKSFFKRLLSSTPFDTYVVMLLLAGLGVRIPEAVNTLLSPVAASNGFMAMLVIGMMFEFKAKPEYLKSIALILAIRYTVAAVLAWAAYFYLPLPLLMRQVLVILLFSPITVLSPVFTEKCGGDAGLSSFAGSVSILISIVIMVTLIAAMHIG
- a CDS encoding SLC13 family permease, which produces MAENLKNNSISYYIHSIVAIVIMICFKFIPAVDPITPLGMEIVGIMIGLIYAYCTVDNIWPSILALVLLGLSGYCKVSEAFIKAAGNDTILFILFLLFFGGIIACTGIGKEIAERVTLWKIFKGRPWFLTVGILVAAFLLSSIIGSIPIILIFWSIIYGICETVGFSKHDKWPTYIIFGMALICAQGGLFLPFQVPVTGQLAVYKALDPGFSLSYPHYLCFSSIMGMCLIAAYTMVGKFIVRPKMDPILNYQSEPKKDHLNFEHKIAIVLIISLVILLMLPGLLPQCGFKTFLQSIGNTGMTALVVGAALLIRKNGKPVFNIKTISDRGVLWGMLFMVATAVTISTAMTSKETGVTQFINQLLAPVLSNTSPYIFLVLITVTSIILTNFINNSVVGIMMLTILFSFGDGLGVNSTVGFILISYASCLGFMLPSASPSAALLYGNRDWLDSKSIIKMALIVMLMMGLIFSLIGIPLGNIIF
- a CDS encoding DegV family protein — its product is MNREKIAVLTDSCADIPETLIKKHDLHILPLKIIFSDKAYTDGVDITAAQVYDKLPLEIPKTSLPAPEEVRTLFQKIYDKGYRKVFAIIFSSGLSGTFNLVRLIGGEFEGLSVHAVDTLSGSLGTGAIAVHTAELIEEGRSFEEIKTILPRLIANTKVFFSIDTLEYLQKGGRIGLITAVTGTLLNVKPIITFSDGGQLMSVAKVRGRRKSIQKMIDLAKSHAPEGARYILMVANGGCPDEMDAVKAHYTRVLPDFENLYEGEVDCTLGTHVGPNLLGAGILVLGEND
- a CDS encoding MarR family winged helix-turn-helix transcriptional regulator — translated: MYIDQVLKFADILIDYVRHVTTEIDALFADVLSDNGLTILQSRVLTEVKHANTITIGALADTLKLNKANVSNMCKKLAQAGFLNRFRDKNDERVVLVSLTEKGQKTLKEIDRVIQDRYAQVMENTPPEDFDALQTGMDTIEALLARMHEANQNSKKEEHADE
- a CDS encoding AAA family ATPase, with the translated sequence MKIAVIGYSGSGKSTLAKHLGEETGYPVLHLDKVNFLPGWQERDRAEARAVVTAFMAQDDWIIDGNYGDLHCGLRMAAADKIMMLCMPRRVCFPRACLRYLKCRNQVRESMAEGCEEKVDYAFAKWILKDGRSKRHRDWYRSLQKAYPEKVLFCQNSRDVRKLLESEKIWQSEC
- the bcp gene encoding thioredoxin-dependent thiol peroxidase; protein product: MLQQGTKAPDFSLPDKDNHPVSLSDFKGKKVILYFYPKDNTKGCTTQACTFRDAYSEFEALGAVVIGVSKDSTRSHTNFASKYELPFLLLSDPETQVIQAYDVWKEKKMYGKTYMGIVRTTYIIDEAGMIEKVYEKVKPAENADQILEHLKGEA
- a CDS encoding helix-turn-helix domain-containing protein, which gives rise to MKISIPILAESLKIYPHHYETADTMDISLVNIRYYREGIVFKDSILYLASYAEIQSCTQALPRNLMVVFTKNEFKKDSEFSPSCPNYLFISGMDKETAFEKIQDIFEKYNRLYDTLMAAGLNYGSRSLKELLNLIVRVMGNPLFIMDAKHTLYNYGPLFFNNCDACWREIIDTGVLNRNISAYLENIKTHQKENSCDFISIPGDSSRCPGFALYVYENARQSEPFFIMVVIENQQPFQLFHQQILICFSQIIRALFKRDFMLNFSKVDLLERLIFRSLNNRNIDADFLDNALSKNRWKNGEGFLLSRIKTTSPTDERMKNQVLRSLKTTFTDSIAVIPAFNKIKGTVYKVEDELILLTFTGAKNFQVKLFLDRLGQFLELHHCQAVVSDRFYYFEELSRHYQNMEFIITAYFERTKTKHLFLYSDYYNSHILRLLAEHGEIESLCHPDAIKLKQYDQKHQSQLLHTLYIYWHTNHSLVDSAKTLCVHRNTLVYRLERISKLLGIEAFDHSYTTRMAFSYEILNYLENF
- a CDS encoding VanZ family protein, with product MLSAYTLPIKFACLVFPVLAAFFTIPYAIYQYRKYGSLLVLRVVIVYSFILYMTCAYFLTMLPLPPIAEVSRYTSPTMDLVPFHAWTNFWENTSLVLSDSSTYLKAMKEQCFYEPFFNILLLVPLGVYLRYYFRRSWWQTILIGFLVSLSFELIQLSALFGIYPRPYRLFQVDDLINNTLGALVGFWITPVFSFFLPSRDRLDEVSYKRGRTVTYMRRGFAFLFDWAILTGALHLAGRVLGSPTLSDMLAMDGKRSVVLYIIVIVLYFILIPWLTRGRTIGKFMVGIRLMSENKRPPKLFQYIVRYGLQYLLVIPAPFIAMKVYEFLPLYTGTAHTVLMVIALAFGLVFAVFIVQLLISVFTRETQIFYESLSHTINVSTVRGRRQR
- a CDS encoding MarR family winged helix-turn-helix transcriptional regulator — protein: MNELNEKLMEQFRKYQVLMHQGMRRFAPRGPKEDPHHGQGKVLVMLAENDGVSQKLLTEQSGIRPASLSELIIKLERNGLVERQRNEEDKRNRNVYLTDDGRALAETIKSRKDESADFLFDALSEEEKETLTVLFDKLITSLEDKVADMDEEMPPFAPPHPHLPHGGPHGPHHGPHHEHFGGPHGPHHGPGPHDPEHPQPPRHPEAEEEDKIVLDVLNEEQEEE